GAGCTCGGTCTCGGCGACGAAAGCCTTACCGACCGCGCACTCGTCGATGCGATGATGGCGCATCCGATCCTCATTAACCGCCCGCTCGTCGTCTCGCGGCTCGGAGTCAAGCTCTGCCGTCCCTCCGAAGCCGTGCTCGACATCCTGCCCGCACGGCAGCTTGGCGCCTTCACAAAGGAAGATGGCGAACAGGTCGTCGACGCCGGCGGCAATCGCGCTCAGGCCTGAGGACAGCATCATGACTGCGGCAAAACGCGAACGCCTGTCGTTCCTTGATCGCTACCTGACGCTCTGGATCTTCCTCGCGATGGCGCTCGGCGTGTTGCTCGGTTCGGTGTTCACCGGCCTGCCCGCCGCGATCGATGCCCTCTCGTGGGGCTCGACCAACATCCCGATCGCGATCGGCCTTATCCTGATGATGTATCCGCCGCTCGCGCGCGTCCGCTACGAGGAATTGCCGCGCGTGTTCGAGGACAAAAGGGTGCTCGCCA
The Sphingopyxis macrogoltabida genome window above contains:
- the arsC gene encoding arsenate reductase (glutaredoxin) (This arsenate reductase requires both glutathione and glutaredoxin to convert arsenate to arsenite, after which the efflux transporter formed by ArsA and ArsB can extrude the arsenite from the cell, providing resistance.) codes for the protein MTDIVIYHNPACGTSRNTLAMIRNAGIEPHVVEYLKTPPSRALLEQLIERAGITPRELLREKGTPYAELGLGDESLTDRALVDAMMAHPILINRPLVVSRLGVKLCRPSEAVLDILPARQLGAFTKEDGEQVVDAGGNRAQA